A single region of the Pseudomonas solani genome encodes:
- a CDS encoding mechanosensitive ion channel family protein, with amino-acid sequence MEDLVLLTAWSEPLIRAAQVLLVLFLAWLAQRVLTRGITRLGARYPQLPQELLLPLRGLLRWLILGSAFMLVLERLGVSAEVLWAALTGFTAVAAVAFFAIWSVLSNMFCAVLIFSLGPFRMGDVVEVVESADKPGVKGRVVAINLFYTTLQDLSENAEGALVQVPNSLFFQKAVRRWR; translated from the coding sequence ATGGAAGACCTGGTCCTGTTGACGGCCTGGAGCGAGCCGCTGATCCGTGCGGCGCAGGTGCTCCTGGTGCTGTTCCTCGCCTGGCTCGCGCAACGCGTTCTCACCCGTGGCATCACCCGCCTCGGCGCACGTTATCCACAGCTGCCCCAGGAGCTGCTGCTGCCCCTGCGCGGTCTGCTGCGCTGGCTGATCCTCGGCAGCGCCTTCATGTTGGTGCTGGAGCGCCTCGGCGTCTCGGCCGAAGTCCTGTGGGCGGCGCTGACCGGGTTCACCGCCGTCGCCGCAGTAGCGTTCTTCGCCATCTGGAGCGTGTTGTCCAACATGTTCTGCGCGGTGCTTATCTTCTCCCTCGGGCCGTTCCGCATGGGTGACGTGGTGGAGGTGGTGGAGAGCGCCGACAAGCCCGGTGTGAAGGGGCGCGTGGTGGCCATCAACCTCTTCTACACCACCCTGCAGGACCTCAGCGAGAACGCCGAAGGCGCGCTGGTGCAGGTGCCCAACAGCCTGTTCTTCCAGAAGGCGGTACGCCGCTGGCGCTGA
- the rhtB gene encoding homoserine/homoserine lactone efflux protein, whose product MAMHTWLAFLVACWVISLSPGAGAIASMSSGLQYGFLRGYWNAIGLQLGLALQIAIVAAGVGAILATSALAFSAIKWFGVVYLVYLAVRQWRALPSDLAADSAERPLGRPLTMVLRGFLVNVSNPKAIVFMLAVLPQFIDPHAPLVQQYLVMGATMITVDLIVMAGYTGLAAKVLRVLRSPRQQRSMNRGFAVLFVGAAALLATVRRVPA is encoded by the coding sequence ATGGCCATGCACACCTGGCTCGCATTCCTGGTCGCCTGCTGGGTGATCAGCCTTTCCCCTGGCGCCGGCGCCATCGCCTCCATGTCCTCGGGGCTGCAGTACGGCTTCCTGCGCGGCTACTGGAACGCCATCGGCCTGCAACTGGGCCTGGCCCTGCAGATCGCCATCGTCGCCGCCGGCGTCGGTGCCATCCTCGCCACCTCGGCCCTGGCCTTCAGCGCGATCAAGTGGTTCGGCGTCGTCTACCTCGTGTACCTGGCCGTGCGCCAATGGCGTGCGCTGCCCAGCGATCTGGCCGCCGATTCCGCCGAGCGCCCCCTGGGCCGGCCGCTGACCATGGTGCTGCGCGGCTTCCTGGTGAACGTCAGCAACCCCAAGGCGATCGTCTTCATGCTCGCCGTGCTGCCGCAGTTCATCGATCCGCACGCGCCGCTGGTGCAGCAGTACCTGGTGATGGGCGCGACCATGATCACCGTCGACCTGATCGTCATGGCCGGCTACACCGGGCTCGCCGCCAAGGTCCTGCGGGTGCTGCGCTCGCCGCGCCAGCAGCGTTCCATGAACCGGGGCTTCGCCGTGCTCTTCGTCGGCGCCGCCGCGCTGCTGGCCACGGTGCGCCGCGTCCCGGCGTGA
- a CDS encoding enhanced serine sensitivity protein SseB C-terminal domain-containing protein, with protein MPPSNSRDGVYGDSPDLAIAPLRHPPLEQALSAACSELDIHEAFLAALRDPALGPQPRLLLGVSGTDLAGRRRLAALVAELLPDDLELDLIELDDDSLSRALRERCEAFYQR; from the coding sequence ATGCCGCCATCCAACAGCCGGGACGGGGTCTACGGCGACTCGCCGGACCTCGCCATCGCACCCCTGCGTCACCCTCCGCTGGAGCAGGCCTTGAGCGCCGCCTGCAGCGAACTCGATATCCACGAAGCCTTTCTCGCCGCCCTGCGCGACCCCGCGCTCGGCCCGCAGCCGCGCTTGCTGCTGGGCGTTTCCGGCACCGATCTCGCCGGTCGCCGCCGCCTCGCCGCACTGGTCGCCGAGTTGCTGCCCGACGACCTCGAGCTCGATCTCATCGAACTGGACGACGACAGCCTGTCCCGCGCCTTGCGCGAGCGCTGCGAGGCGTTCTACCAGCGCTGA
- the lpoB gene encoding penicillin-binding protein activator LpoB, with protein MRLVRTTCIAALALAAAGCSNNPSPVLGGGNISYGDSKAVELITNEFGSTDLQMIAESMTRSLAQSGVLQGRPVVQVYDVKNKTSEYIDTREITTSIKTQLMKTGTARFASDNTDMQSQVDQLKLQNQSGLYKNSTVAKTGNMIAAKYRLEGSISSIVKRSSDYKDVFYKFSLQLVDVESGLAEWMDEKEIRKTTER; from the coding sequence ATGCGCCTTGTCCGCACCACTTGCATCGCCGCCCTGGCCCTGGCCGCCGCCGGCTGCTCCAACAACCCGTCGCCGGTGCTCGGTGGCGGCAACATCAGCTACGGCGACAGCAAGGCCGTCGAACTGATCACCAACGAGTTCGGCTCCACCGACCTGCAGATGATCGCCGAATCCATGACCCGCTCCCTGGCCCAGTCCGGCGTGCTCCAGGGTCGCCCGGTGGTCCAGGTCTACGACGTGAAGAACAAGACCAGCGAGTACATCGATACCCGCGAGATCACCACCTCGATCAAGACCCAGCTGATGAAGACCGGCACCGCCCGCTTCGCCAGCGACAACACCGACATGCAGAGCCAGGTCGACCAGCTGAAGCTGCAGAACCAGAGCGGGCTGTACAAGAACTCCACCGTGGCCAAGACCGGCAACATGATCGCCGCCAAGTACCGCCTGGAGGGCTCCATCAGCTCAATCGTCAAGCGCAGCAGTGACTACAAGGACGTCTTCTACAAATTCAGCCTGCAACTGGTCGACGTCGAAAGCGGCCTGGCCGAGTGGATGGACGAGAAAGAAATCCGCAAGACCACGGAGCGTTGA
- a CDS encoding YcfL family protein, translating into MRKLLVAGLALALLAGCSSRETASSKVAPMGDVEDIEVDTMRVARENGFLTVKVKLTNTSSHNRTLYYRFAWLDSDGFPVADEESWKALPIYGTQTTYLPAIAPVPKATDFRLEMNTPD; encoded by the coding sequence ATGCGCAAGCTGCTCGTCGCCGGGCTCGCCCTGGCCCTGCTCGCCGGCTGCTCCAGCCGCGAAACCGCCTCCAGCAAGGTGGCGCCCATGGGCGATGTGGAAGACATCGAAGTGGACACCATGCGGGTCGCCCGTGAGAACGGCTTCCTCACCGTCAAGGTGAAGCTGACCAACACCTCCAGCCATAACCGCACCCTCTACTACCGCTTCGCCTGGCTGGACAGCGACGGTTTCCCCGTCGCCGACGAGGAAAGCTGGAAGGCCCTGCCCATCTACGGCACCCAGACCACCTACCTGCCGGCCATCGCGCCGGTGCCCAAGGCGACCGACTTCCGCCTGGAAATGAACACCCCCGACTGA